The genomic stretch TACGCTAGCCTGCGGGGCGTGACGACCAACTTTCGGCGGGGCCCCCTCCTGATCGTGTCTAACGGCTACGCCGAGGATCTGATCGGGGCCGCGCTGGCACGGGAACTGGCGCGGGCCGGGCGCGGGCCGGTGTGGGCGCTGCCGTTGGTGGGAGAGGGCCGGGCCTACCAGGGGGCCGCCCAGCTGCAGGGCCCCCACCTGAGCCTGCCCTCGGGCGGCTTTCCCTTTGGCAGCGTGGCCAACCTGCGCGCCGATCTGCGCGCGGGGCTGCTGACCGTGTCGCTGCGGCAGTGGGCAGCGGCGCGGCGGCTGGGGGCGCAGGTGGCCCAGGTGATCGTGGTGGGCGACACCTACGCGCTGCTGGTGGGCACGCTGGCCGCGCGCGCGGTGCCCGGGGCGCGGGGGCCCCGGCTGCCCCTGACCCACCTGCAGCCCCTGGTCTCGGCGCACTACGCGCGCGGCATGACTCCGCTGGACCATCTGCGCGAACTCAACGCCCTGGGGGCCAATCTGTTTATGCCCTGGGAAGTGGCGCTGGCCCGGCGGGCGCGGCGGGTGTACACGCGCGACCAGCCCTCGGCGGCGCAGCTGGCGCGGCGTGGGGTGAACGCCACGTACCGCGGCAGCTTCGCCCTGGACATCCTGCCCCCTCCCGAACGGGACCTGAGCCCCCTGCTGGACAGCCGCCCGGTGCTGGCCCTGCTGCCGGGCCAGCGCGGCGACGCGGCCTTCTCGCTGCCGCTGATGCTGGAGGCCGCCGCCGCCCTGCCCGAGCTTCAGGCGGTGGTGGCCTTTGCCGGGCCCCTGAGTGGCCTGCCCCCGCTGCCCGGCTGGACGCGCGACGAGGTGGACGGGGCCGCCCTGTGGCTGGGCCGGGACCAGACGCGGGTGCTGGTGCTGCGCGGGGCTTTTGCAGCGGTGGTGCGCCGAGCGGCCTTGGCCCTGGGCACCGCCGGCACCGCGGCCGAGCAGGCCGCTGGCCTGGGCGTGCCGGTGGTGGGCTTTCCCACGCCGGGCCCGCAGTATGTGGCCGGGTTTGCCCGCCGGCAGGCCCGGCTGCTGGGCCGGGCGCTCACGGTGGCAGAGCCGCGCGCGGCGGCTGTGGCCGGGGCGGCCCGCGCCCTGCTGACCGATCCCCGCCGCCGGGCCGCCGCGGTGCAGGACGGCCGGGCGCGCATCGGTGAGCCCGGCGCGCTTCCGGCGGTGGTGGCGGAACTGGACGGGGCTTCTTAGGCCCAGCCGCCCTGCAGCAGCGCGCGGGTTTCGCCTACCGCTTCCTGCCAGATGCGCTGCATTTCGCGGTCGGGGCGGCGGTGCAGGCCGCCAAAGTTGCCGTCGCCCAGCCGGGCGCGCACCTCGGCGGGAGGCAGCTGGCGCAGGGCAGAGAGGTCCACCATGGGCTTGCGGTCCTCGGGGGCGCTCGCGCCTTCCAGGCGGGTCCAGGGAAAACTCTCCATCCAGCTGGCGTGGCTGGCCAGCTCATCGGTGGCCTGCACGGCGGCCCAGGTGCGCGGCGCGTTCCACCAGTTGTGCCACTGCACCCGGGCCTGGGGGTGGCGGGCCAGCCACTCGCCCAGCCAGCCCTGGCCCGGCACATTGCCGCCGTGCCCGTTCACGACCAGGATGCGCCGGAAGCCCTGCTGGTGCAGCCCGCTCAGCAGGTCGTCCAGCAGAGCCAGGTACGTGGTCGTGCGCACACTCAGGGTGCCCGGGTAGGCAGCGAAGGTGGGTGTGATGCCGTAAGCCAGCGCTGGAAAGACCGGCACGCCCAGATCCTCGGCGGCCTCACGGGCCACCCGCTCGGCCAGCAGGGTATCGGTGGCCAGACTCAGGGTGGCGTGCTGCTCGGTGCAGCCCAGCGGCAGCACGCAGCGGTCATCCTGGCGCAGATACGCTTCGACCATCTGCCAGTTCATGTCCTGAATGCGCATGGGTCACGCTAGCGCAGACCTGGACTCTGTATTCCCGGCTGCGTTTCATCCACCCCGTTCGGACAAGGGCCGCCCGGGGGCAAGGGGCGGGGCGTAGCGTGGACCCATGACCGACGCCGCCCGCCCCGACCAGCCCTGGACCTACGAGACTGCCGCCGTGCAGAGCGCCATTCCGCGTGGCCTGGGCCAGACCATCGGGTTTCCCATTCACGCGGCCGCCGCCTTTCAGTTCGATTCGCTGCAGGAGGCGCAGAGCGAGTTCCAGCAGAACACCGGCCTCAGCTACGCCCGCCTGCAAAACCCGACCGTGCGCGCGCTGGAGGAGCGCCTGACCGTGCTGGAAGGGGGCGTGGCCACCGTGGCAGTGGCCAGCGGTCAGGCCGCCACCCTGACAGCCATTCTCAGTGTGTGCCGCGCCGGGGATCATGTGGTGGCGGCCTCCAGCCTGTTTGGCGGCACCACGGGCCTGCTGAGCAACATCCTGCCCCTGATGGGCATGGCCGCCACGCTGGTCGAGAACACCCCGGAGGCGATCGGCGCAGCCCTGCAGCCGAACACCCGGCTGGTATGGGCCGAGATGATCAGCAACCCCGCCGGGGACGTGGCCGACATCCGCGCGCTGGCCGAGCGGGCCCACGCCCAGGGCGCGCTGCTGGCCATTGACAATACCTGCGCCGGGGCCGGGTTCCTGTGCCGGCCGCTGGACCACGGGGCCGACATCGTGGCGCAGTCGCTGACCAAGTGGGCGGGTGGTCACGGCAGCGTGCTGGGCGGCGCCGTGACGGTGGGGGGCGGGCACGACCTCACGCGCAATCCCATCTTCACGGAGGGCGGCGAGCACAGCATTCTGGGCGTGCGCGGCGACGCGGCCCTGGCGTGGCGCCAGCGCTGGCTGGGCGCGCACCAGCTGGGCATGACGCTCTCGCCCCATTCCGCCTTTCTGATTGCCCAGGGCCTGGAAACGCTGGCCCTGCGTCTGTCACGTGAGAGCGAGACGGCCCTGGCGCTGGCCCGCTGGCTCTCGGCACACCCGCAGGTGGGCAGGGTCAGCTACCCCGGGCTGGAGAGCCACCCGCACCACCACCTCGCGCAAACCTACCTGCGCGGCGGCCAGGGCGCGGTCCTGACTTTCGAGGTGCCGGACCCCGCCGCCTTTCTGTCGCGCCTGCGGGTGCTGCGCATCGCCCCCAACCTGGGCGACGTGCGCACCCTGGTGGTGCACCCCTGGACCACCACCCACGGCCGCGTGCCCGAGGCGGCCCGCCTGGCGGCGGGTGTGAGCCCCACCACCATCCGCATGAGCGTGGGCGTTGAAGCCCTGGGCGACCTGCAGGCGGATATTGAGCAGGCGCTGGGGGCGGCAGATAGCCGATAGCAGATGGCACATGGCAGATGGCCTTTGGCCATTCGCCATGTGCTCAGTCACTCGCTGCCAAGCCCCCGGTCAACCGAGCGGTCGGGGACAGCGGCGCCGCAGCGCGAGTCTCGAACAAAGGACGTTGCACCGGGCGTGAAGACTTTTCGGTGCTCTCCTGAACAGTCGCACCATGAGGGGCAACGTCCTTATCTGCCATGTGCTTACAGCCAGGGTTTCTGGCCCAGCACGTAGTCGCGCTGGAAGTCGGGGTCACTTTTGGTGAGGTAGAGGATGCCTTCCACGAGGCCCAGCAGGCCCAGGCCGCTGCTGACCAGGCCAGCCAGCGGCACGGTCACAAACAGCGCCACGCCGAAGGTCAGCAGGCCCAGCAGCAGCGCCACCACCCACACCCCGATGTTCAGGCCCAGCATGATCAGGCCGGGGGTGGTGTTGCCCAGATACAGCTTGTGAATGCCCAGACTGCCCAGAAAGATGCCCAGCAGGCCGGCAATGAGCTTCTTCTGCGCCACCTCACCCGAGAAGCCCGAATGGTGACCGCTCTGGCGGTAGGCGGGCGCCATCTGGCGCGCTGGATCGCCAAAGTGGTCAAAGGGGCGGACCGGTTCGGCGTGGGCTGTGGGCGGGCCCTGCGGAATGGTGGGATGGCGCGCCCCACCCGTGGCGTGGGTCACCCAGTCATCCTGGGGGGAACTGGTGGGCGCCGCCGGGGCCACCGGCCGGTCCTCGGGCCACGGCGAGGGGCCCCCGCGGGCGGGGCGGGTCACCTCATCGGCCCAGGCGGGGGCAGCCGGAGACGCGGGTGGCGGGCTGGGCTGGGCACCGACGCGGCCGGGGGCACCCACCTCGTCCACCCAGGCGGGTGCGGGCGCGGCAGGACGCCCGGAGTCGGGAATGCGCAGGTCACCCGGTGCGGTGGCGGGCGCCGGGCTGGCGGGCCCCAGCACCTCGTCCACCCAGGAGGGCGCGGC from Deinococcus arcticus encodes the following:
- a CDS encoding lipid-A-disaccharide synthase-related protein, giving the protein MTTNFRRGPLLIVSNGYAEDLIGAALARELARAGRGPVWALPLVGEGRAYQGAAQLQGPHLSLPSGGFPFGSVANLRADLRAGLLTVSLRQWAAARRLGAQVAQVIVVGDTYALLVGTLAARAVPGARGPRLPLTHLQPLVSAHYARGMTPLDHLRELNALGANLFMPWEVALARRARRVYTRDQPSAAQLARRGVNATYRGSFALDILPPPERDLSPLLDSRPVLALLPGQRGDAAFSLPLMLEAAAALPELQAVVAFAGPLSGLPPLPGWTRDEVDGAALWLGRDQTRVLVLRGAFAAVVRRAALALGTAGTAAEQAAGLGVPVVGFPTPGPQYVAGFARRQARLLGRALTVAEPRAAAVAGAARALLTDPRRRAAAVQDGRARIGEPGALPAVVAELDGAS
- a CDS encoding creatininase family protein, which codes for MRIQDMNWQMVEAYLRQDDRCVLPLGCTEQHATLSLATDTLLAERVAREAAEDLGVPVFPALAYGITPTFAAYPGTLSVRTTTYLALLDDLLSGLHQQGFRRILVVNGHGGNVPGQGWLGEWLARHPQARVQWHNWWNAPRTWAAVQATDELASHASWMESFPWTRLEGASAPEDRKPMVDLSALRQLPPAEVRARLGDGNFGGLHRRPDREMQRIWQEAVGETRALLQGGWA
- a CDS encoding aminotransferase class V-fold PLP-dependent enzyme — its product is MTDAARPDQPWTYETAAVQSAIPRGLGQTIGFPIHAAAAFQFDSLQEAQSEFQQNTGLSYARLQNPTVRALEERLTVLEGGVATVAVASGQAATLTAILSVCRAGDHVVAASSLFGGTTGLLSNILPLMGMAATLVENTPEAIGAALQPNTRLVWAEMISNPAGDVADIRALAERAHAQGALLAIDNTCAGAGFLCRPLDHGADIVAQSLTKWAGGHGSVLGGAVTVGGGHDLTRNPIFTEGGEHSILGVRGDAALAWRQRWLGAHQLGMTLSPHSAFLIAQGLETLALRLSRESETALALARWLSAHPQVGRVSYPGLESHPHHHLAQTYLRGGQGAVLTFEVPDPAAFLSRLRVLRIAPNLGDVRTLVVHPWTTTHGRVPEAARLAAGVSPTTIRMSVGVEALGDLQADIEQALGAADSR
- a CDS encoding TM2 domain-containing protein; protein product: MTNPEDNTSGTPSAAPSWVDEVLGPASPAPATAPGDLRIPDSGRPAAPAPAWVDEVGAPGRVGAQPSPPPASPAAPAWADEVTRPARGGPSPWPEDRPVAPAAPTSSPQDDWVTHATGGARHPTIPQGPPTAHAEPVRPFDHFGDPARQMAPAYRQSGHHSGFSGEVAQKKLIAGLLGIFLGSLGIHKLYLGNTTPGLIMLGLNIGVWVVALLLGLLTFGVALFVTVPLAGLVSSGLGLLGLVEGILYLTKSDPDFQRDYVLGQKPWL